From a single Streptomyces cinnamoneus genomic region:
- a CDS encoding WhiB family transcriptional regulator has translation MNWRQYAACAEEDPDLFFPVGTGGPAIAQTEGAKSVCQRCPVREQCLRWAMESGQEYGVWGGTSELDRRALRLEAKRRAPAAG, from the coding sequence GTGAACTGGCGACAGTACGCCGCGTGTGCGGAGGAGGACCCGGACCTGTTCTTCCCCGTCGGCACCGGTGGCCCGGCGATCGCCCAGACGGAGGGCGCCAAGTCCGTCTGCCAGCGCTGCCCCGTGCGGGAGCAGTGCCTGCGATGGGCCATGGAATCCGGCCAGGAGTACGGAGTCTGGGGCGGGACGAGCGAACTGGACCGGCGCGCGCTGCGCCTGGAGGCCAAGCGACGCGCCCCCGCCGCCGGCTAG
- a CDS encoding MFS transporter encodes MPRTSLAPPLLTVAGTTLVAAAPAPVAPAPAVPCGPARPRPRDRRPSAARSGYARIFSVPGARAFTAWNLLARVPMGMFGVGAVLMITAARGSYALAGAVTATGLAATAVVAPWTARLVDRYGQARVAVPATVIAALGSLSLVSCVRSGAPAWTLFLSYVATATAPNTGGMSRARWAHLFRGDPGALHTANAFEQAVDEVCFMLGPLLATFLCTSLFPEAGTLVGVAMMLTGTVLFAAQRRTEPPVAPRPSVPGTLLRGNPGLAAVLAVFVCTGAVFGSLEVVTLGFADSLGHRPAAGAVLALQAAGSCAAGLLYGLARPAGPAVARFRRCLAGMAALAPLPLLAASTGGLPTLGAALLLTGMATAPTMVTGMNLVQGRTPTGRLNEGMTLAVTGLLAGIAAGSAAGGWSVEHFGASAGYGVPAVAAALALLTATAGRSVLVADETTNT; translated from the coding sequence ATGCCCAGGACCTCCCTCGCCCCACCGCTGCTCACCGTCGCGGGCACCACCCTCGTCGCCGCCGCGCCCGCTCCCGTCGCCCCGGCCCCCGCCGTCCCGTGCGGCCCCGCCCGGCCGAGGCCGCGCGACCGGCGGCCGTCCGCCGCCCGTAGCGGCTACGCGCGGATCTTCTCCGTACCGGGCGCCCGCGCGTTCACCGCGTGGAACCTGCTCGCCCGTGTCCCGATGGGCATGTTCGGCGTCGGCGCGGTCCTGATGATCACGGCTGCCCGGGGTTCGTACGCGCTCGCCGGGGCCGTCACCGCGACCGGCCTCGCCGCCACCGCCGTCGTCGCGCCGTGGACGGCCCGGCTCGTGGACCGGTACGGCCAGGCCCGCGTCGCGGTGCCCGCGACCGTGATCGCCGCCCTCGGCTCCCTCTCCTTGGTGTCGTGCGTGCGGTCGGGTGCGCCGGCCTGGACGCTCTTCCTCTCCTACGTCGCGACGGCGACCGCCCCGAACACCGGCGGGATGTCCCGCGCCCGCTGGGCCCACCTCTTCCGGGGCGACCCGGGCGCCCTGCACACCGCGAACGCCTTCGAGCAGGCGGTCGACGAGGTGTGTTTCATGCTCGGCCCCCTGCTGGCCACCTTCCTCTGCACGTCCCTCTTCCCCGAGGCCGGCACCCTCGTCGGGGTCGCCATGATGCTGACGGGAACGGTCCTCTTCGCCGCCCAGCGCCGCACCGAGCCCCCGGTGGCTCCCCGGCCCTCCGTTCCCGGCACGCTCCTGCGCGGCAACCCGGGGCTGGCGGCGGTCCTCGCCGTCTTCGTCTGCACCGGCGCCGTCTTCGGCTCGCTGGAGGTGGTGACCCTCGGCTTCGCGGACTCCCTCGGGCACCGCCCGGCGGCCGGTGCCGTGCTGGCCCTCCAGGCGGCCGGGTCCTGCGCGGCGGGGCTGCTGTACGGGCTGGCCCGCCCCGCCGGCCCGGCGGTCGCCCGCTTCCGGCGCTGCCTCGCGGGAATGGCGGCCCTCGCGCCGCTGCCGCTCCTGGCGGCGAGCACCGGGGGCCTGCCCACCCTGGGCGCCGCGCTGCTCCTGACGGGCATGGCCACCGCCCCGACCATGGTCACCGGCATGAACCTGGTCCAGGGCCGGACGCCCACGGGCCGGCTGAACGAGGGCATGACCCTGGCGGTCACCGGTCTGCTCGCCGGCATAGCGGCCGGCTCGGCGGCCGGCGGCTGGAGCGTGGAGCACTTCGGCGCCTCCGCCGGTTACGGAGTGCCCGCGGTGGCGGCCGCCCTGGCCCTGCTCACCGCGACGGCGGGGCGATCCGTCCTCGTCGCCGACGAGACAACAAACACCTGA
- a CDS encoding cytochrome P450, with translation MAEHTTPARLYEAVEPPGLDFDPVFAELLRNEPLARLRLSHGEGECWLATRYEDVRLITSDPRFSRAAIVGRPFPKMTRHHIPMDKAVSFVDPPGHARVRGVIAGAFSHPSVERLRPRAQRILDGLLEELLRAGSPADLVERVTSPFPLTLISELIGIPPADRPLMREWAQVILGRASDDGAATRTSQVKADAGVYFRSLAARRRAEPRDDLMSVLAAAVEAGRLEEEELVALTGLMQFNGWHAVRNNTSNMMYILLTRPDLMHRLRTAPDLVRGAVEELLRYIPHKHGVGQPRIATEDVEVGSTLVRAGEVVYVSYVAANRDQRVYPKPDDIDFERRDAPHLAFGHGPHVCVAPMLARMESELLLSTLIERLPGLRLAVPADRIQWQTEILIRGPVALPVAW, from the coding sequence TTGGCCGAGCACACCACTCCGGCCCGATTGTACGAGGCCGTCGAACCGCCGGGGCTGGACTTCGACCCCGTCTTCGCCGAGCTCCTGCGCAATGAGCCGCTGGCCCGACTCCGTTTGTCGCACGGCGAGGGCGAATGCTGGCTCGCGACCCGTTACGAGGACGTCCGGCTCATCACTTCCGATCCGCGGTTCAGCCGTGCCGCCATTGTCGGCCGGCCTTTCCCGAAGATGACCCGTCATCACATTCCCATGGACAAGGCCGTCAGTTTTGTGGATCCGCCGGGGCACGCCAGGGTGCGCGGCGTCATCGCGGGGGCCTTCTCCCATCCCAGCGTCGAGCGGCTGCGCCCCCGGGCCCAGCGGATCCTGGACGGGCTCCTGGAGGAGCTGCTCCGTGCCGGCTCACCGGCCGACCTCGTCGAGCGCGTCACCTCGCCCTTCCCCCTGACCTTGATCAGCGAGCTGATCGGCATCCCGCCGGCCGACCGGCCCCTCATGCGCGAGTGGGCCCAGGTCATCCTGGGCAGGGCCTCGGACGACGGCGCCGCGACCCGGACCTCCCAGGTCAAGGCCGACGCCGGCGTCTACTTCCGCTCCCTGGCCGCACGGCGCCGCGCCGAGCCGCGGGACGACCTGATGAGCGTCCTCGCGGCGGCCGTCGAGGCGGGCCGGCTGGAGGAGGAGGAACTGGTCGCCCTGACCGGCCTCATGCAGTTCAACGGCTGGCACGCCGTGCGCAACAACACCAGCAACATGATGTACATCCTGCTCACCCGGCCGGACCTGATGCACCGGCTGCGCACGGCGCCCGACCTGGTGCGCGGCGCGGTGGAGGAACTGCTCCGCTACATCCCGCACAAGCACGGCGTGGGCCAGCCCCGCATCGCCACCGAGGACGTGGAAGTGGGCTCCACTCTGGTCAGGGCCGGGGAGGTCGTCTACGTCTCCTACGTCGCCGCCAACCGCGACCAGCGCGTCTACCCGAAGCCGGACGACATCGACTTCGAACGCCGGGACGCGCCCCACCTGGCCTTCGGTCACGGCCCGCACGTCTGCGTCGCGCCGATGCTCGCCCGCATGGAGTCCGAGCTGCTGCTCTCGACACTGATCGAACGCCTCCCCGGCCTGCGCCTCGCCGTGCCGGCGGACCGGATCCAGTGGCAGACCGAGATCCTCATCCGCGGGCCGGTCGCCCTCCCGGTCGCCTGGTGA
- a CDS encoding DUF488 domain-containing protein translates to MARERRVRVRRVYDPPEGTDGSRVLVDRLWPRGLSKEKAALDEWCKDAAPSPELRKWYGHDPERFEEFSRRYRAELDDAAHADAVAHLRQLAARGPLTLLTATGQWEISAAAVLLDALRG, encoded by the coding sequence ATGGCACGGGAACGGCGGGTGCGGGTGCGGCGGGTCTACGACCCGCCGGAGGGGACGGACGGCAGCCGGGTCCTGGTCGACCGCCTCTGGCCGCGGGGGCTGAGCAAGGAGAAGGCGGCGCTCGACGAATGGTGCAAGGACGCCGCGCCCTCGCCGGAGCTGCGCAAGTGGTACGGCCACGACCCGGAAAGGTTCGAGGAGTTCAGCCGCCGCTACCGCGCGGAGCTGGACGACGCGGCGCACGCGGACGCCGTGGCTCACCTGCGGCAGCTCGCCGCGCGGGGCCCGCTCACCCTCCTGACCGCCACGGGGCAGTGGGAGATCAGCGCGGCCGCCGTCCTCCTCGACGCACTGCGGGGCTGA
- a CDS encoding GvpL/GvpF family gas vesicle protein: protein MTTYVYGITRAGHTGLPRDLTGIGDPPLPVRLVTQGSLAAVVSDCPEELRPKRRDLLAHQHVLAEAGREDPVLPMRFGSVSDGDEKVRQVLDEHAGRYEEQLGRLAGRVEYNIKAVHREDVVLHLVLAENAGLRTLAEANRADGGGSYEERLRFGEMVAEGVRERELRDAALVREALVPLAEDDRPGPESAGWFVNLSFLVDRSDTGRLLAEVGRLGKENPQLDLKVYGPLPPYSFVE from the coding sequence ATGACCACCTACGTCTACGGCATCACCCGCGCCGGCCACACCGGGCTGCCCCGGGACCTGACCGGCATCGGCGACCCACCCCTTCCCGTACGGCTGGTGACCCAGGGCTCCCTGGCGGCGGTGGTCAGCGACTGCCCCGAGGAGCTGCGGCCCAAGCGGCGCGACCTGCTCGCCCACCAGCACGTGCTGGCCGAGGCCGGCCGCGAGGACCCCGTCCTGCCCATGCGCTTCGGCAGCGTGTCCGACGGTGACGAGAAGGTGCGCCAGGTCCTCGACGAGCACGCGGGCCGCTACGAGGAACAGCTGGGCCGGCTCGCCGGCCGCGTCGAGTACAACATCAAGGCCGTGCACCGCGAGGACGTCGTGCTCCATCTCGTCCTCGCCGAGAACGCCGGCCTGCGCACCCTCGCCGAGGCCAACCGGGCCGACGGCGGCGGTTCGTACGAGGAACGGCTGCGCTTCGGCGAGATGGTCGCCGAAGGCGTGCGCGAACGGGAGCTCCGCGACGCCGCGCTGGTGCGCGAGGCCCTGGTACCGCTGGCGGAGGACGACCGGCCCGGCCCCGAGAGCGCCGGCTGGTTCGTGAACCTGTCCTTCCTGGTGGACCGCTCCGACACCGGACGCCTGCTCGCCGAGGTCGGCCGCCTCGGCAAGGAGAACCCCCAGCTGGACCTGAAGGTCTACGGCCCCCTGCCGCCCTACAGCTTCGTCGAATGA
- a CDS encoding amino acid permease: MSDRTLTAADTQPAGASAPASTSSHVDAGDAGYSKDLKSRHVNMIAIGGAIGTGLFLGAGGRLHSAGPSLFIAYAVCGLFAFFVVRALGELVLYRPSSGAFVSYAREFMGEKGAFTAGWLYFLNWATTGIADITAVATYTHYWGMFSDIPQWVLALIALAVVLTVNLISVKYFGEMEFWFAIIKVAAITVFMVVGIFLLASQHKVGDTTPGLANIMDHGGIFPTGVMPMLMVVQGVVFAYASVELCGVAAGETKNPEKIMPKAINSIMWRVGLFYVGSVILLAVLLPYVSYHAGESPFVTVLSKIGVPYAAGVMNLVVLTAALSSLNSGLYSTGRILRSMAVSGSAPKFTGLMNKGQVPYGGILLTAFFCVLGVGLNFVVPADAFEIVLNFAAIGIIGTWGMIMVCSLLFWKRSQDGRVTRPGYKLPWAPYTQIVTLVFLAGVLGLMASEPGASRTTVLCLPVIVAALVGGWFLVRGRVARVRQEAELAKAGTE; encoded by the coding sequence ATGAGTGACCGCACCCTCACTGCGGCCGACACCCAGCCCGCCGGCGCTTCGGCTCCGGCGTCGACGTCCTCGCACGTCGACGCCGGTGACGCGGGCTACAGCAAGGACCTCAAGTCCCGCCACGTCAACATGATCGCCATCGGTGGAGCGATCGGTACCGGACTCTTCCTCGGTGCCGGTGGCCGCCTCCACAGCGCCGGTCCCTCCCTCTTCATCGCTTACGCGGTGTGCGGCCTCTTCGCCTTCTTCGTCGTGCGTGCGCTCGGCGAGCTCGTGCTCTACCGCCCCTCCTCCGGAGCCTTCGTCTCCTACGCCCGTGAGTTCATGGGCGAGAAGGGCGCCTTCACCGCGGGCTGGCTCTACTTCCTGAACTGGGCCACCACCGGCATCGCGGACATCACCGCCGTCGCCACCTACACCCACTACTGGGGCATGTTCAGCGACATCCCGCAGTGGGTGCTCGCCCTGATCGCCCTCGCGGTCGTGCTCACCGTGAACCTGATCTCGGTGAAGTACTTCGGCGAGATGGAGTTCTGGTTCGCGATCATCAAGGTCGCCGCGATCACCGTCTTCATGGTCGTCGGCATCTTCCTGCTGGCCAGCCAGCACAAGGTCGGTGACACCACCCCGGGCCTGGCGAACATCATGGACCACGGCGGCATCTTCCCGACCGGCGTCATGCCGATGCTGATGGTCGTCCAGGGCGTCGTCTTCGCCTACGCCTCCGTCGAGCTGTGCGGTGTCGCCGCGGGCGAGACGAAGAACCCCGAGAAGATCATGCCGAAGGCGATCAACTCGATCATGTGGCGTGTCGGTCTGTTCTACGTCGGCTCGGTCATCCTGCTGGCCGTCCTGCTGCCGTACGTCTCCTACCACGCCGGCGAGAGCCCGTTCGTCACCGTCCTGTCGAAGATCGGCGTGCCGTACGCGGCCGGCGTGATGAACCTCGTCGTCCTCACCGCGGCGCTCTCCAGCCTGAACTCCGGCCTGTACTCCACCGGCCGCATCCTCCGCTCGATGGCCGTGTCGGGCTCGGCGCCGAAGTTCACCGGCCTGATGAACAAGGGCCAGGTGCCCTACGGCGGCATCCTGCTCACCGCGTTCTTCTGTGTCCTCGGTGTCGGCCTGAACTTCGTCGTCCCGGCGGACGCCTTCGAGATCGTGCTGAACTTCGCCGCGATCGGCATCATCGGCACCTGGGGCATGATCATGGTCTGCTCCCTGCTCTTCTGGAAGCGCTCGCAGGACGGCCGGGTCACCCGCCCCGGCTACAAGCTGCCCTGGGCCCCGTACACCCAGATCGTCACCCTGGTCTTCCTGGCCGGCGTGCTCGGCCTGATGGCGTCCGAGCCCGGCGCCAGCCGCACCACGGTGCTGTGCCTGCCGGTGATCGTGGCCGCCCTGGTCGGCGGCTGGTTCCTGGTCCGCGGCCGGGTCGCCCGCGTCCGGCAGGAGGCCGAGCTGGCCAAGGCCGGCACCGAGTAA
- a CDS encoding gas vesicle protein K produces the protein MSGRVELDEETVERDLVRLVLTVVELLRQLMERQALRRVEQGGLTEEQEERIGLTLMLLARRTEELCGRYGLDPEDLNLDLGPLGTLL, from the coding sequence ATGAGCGGACGCGTGGAGCTGGACGAGGAGACCGTCGAGCGCGACCTGGTCCGGCTGGTGCTGACCGTCGTGGAACTGCTGCGGCAGCTGATGGAGCGGCAGGCGCTGCGCAGGGTGGAGCAGGGCGGCTTGACGGAGGAGCAGGAGGAGCGGATCGGTCTGACCCTCATGCTGCTGGCGCGGCGCACGGAGGAGCTGTGCGGCCGCTACGGCCTGGACCCGGAGGACCTGAACCTGGACCTCGGGCCGCTGGGCACCCTGCTGTGA
- a CDS encoding gas vesicle structural protein GvpA yields MSVVPAQQGGAGGTSGLYDVLELVLDRGLVIDAFVRVSLVGIEILKIDVRVVVASVDTYLRFAEACNRLDLEAGPHRSAGLPDLVGEVTESGARGKTKGALSGAAQTVSDAIHQVRDRAEGQGSGSRRSAASRKKEESE; encoded by the coding sequence ATGAGCGTTGTCCCCGCACAGCAGGGCGGCGCAGGCGGCACCAGCGGCCTGTACGACGTCCTCGAACTGGTCCTCGACCGCGGCCTGGTCATCGACGCGTTCGTCCGCGTCTCCCTGGTCGGCATCGAGATCCTGAAGATCGACGTCCGTGTCGTCGTCGCCAGCGTCGACACGTATCTGCGCTTCGCCGAGGCGTGCAACCGCCTCGACCTGGAAGCCGGCCCGCACCGCAGCGCCGGCCTTCCCGACCTGGTGGGCGAGGTGACGGAGAGCGGAGCCCGCGGCAAGACCAAGGGCGCCCTGTCCGGAGCCGCGCAGACCGTCTCCGACGCCATCCACCAGGTGCGTGACCGCGCCGAGGGCCAAGGAAGCGGATCCCGCCGCAGCGCCGCCTCCCGCAAGAAGGAGGAGAGCGAATGA
- a CDS encoding uroporphyrinogen-III synthase, with protein sequence MCTASTTPAPVREGPGPLTGFTIGLTAARRREELVALLERRGARVVEAPTVRIVPLEDDDALRRATRSCLDAPLDYVVATTGVGWRGWMSAAEGWGDGGALLAACRQATVVSRGPKATGAVRASGLHEAFSPGTEASQEVLAWLLGRDLRGRRVAVQEHGAPMEAFAAALRERGAEVITAPVYRWSPPRDAQAVRRLVEAAVHQEVQALAFTSAVAAVALLETAAAAGRREELLAALRTGVTAACVGDLCAQPLLEAGVPVHRPPRARLGALVRTLTEVLPRHGRWGRRPLRSGPHPLVLQGNALLGDGDPVWLPPLPAAVLRALAERPGHVLSRGELLSRAWPGDHADEHAVEMAVTRLRKVLGPHAGLVRTVPKRGYRLADAS encoded by the coding sequence ATGTGTACTGCCAGCACCACCCCCGCTCCGGTCCGCGAGGGGCCGGGACCACTGACGGGTTTCACCATCGGGCTGACGGCCGCCCGCCGCCGCGAGGAGCTGGTCGCGCTGCTGGAACGGCGGGGCGCCCGCGTCGTCGAGGCACCGACCGTGCGCATCGTGCCGCTGGAGGACGACGACGCGTTGCGCCGGGCCACCCGCAGCTGTCTCGACGCGCCGCTGGACTACGTCGTCGCCACGACGGGGGTGGGCTGGCGGGGCTGGATGAGCGCCGCCGAGGGCTGGGGCGACGGCGGCGCCCTCCTGGCGGCCTGCCGGCAGGCCACGGTGGTCAGCCGCGGGCCGAAGGCCACCGGGGCGGTACGGGCCAGCGGCCTGCACGAGGCGTTCTCCCCCGGCACGGAGGCCAGTCAGGAGGTGCTCGCCTGGCTGCTGGGCCGTGACCTGCGCGGCCGGCGGGTGGCCGTCCAGGAGCACGGCGCGCCGATGGAGGCCTTCGCGGCCGCCCTGCGCGAGCGTGGCGCGGAGGTCATCACCGCGCCCGTATACCGCTGGAGCCCGCCCCGGGACGCGCAGGCGGTGCGCCGGCTCGTCGAGGCGGCCGTGCACCAGGAGGTGCAGGCCCTCGCCTTCACCAGCGCGGTGGCGGCGGTCGCGCTGCTGGAGACGGCCGCCGCGGCGGGCCGTCGCGAGGAGTTGCTCGCCGCGCTGCGCACGGGGGTGACGGCGGCGTGCGTCGGCGACCTGTGCGCTCAGCCCCTGCTGGAGGCGGGGGTGCCGGTGCACCGTCCCCCGCGCGCCCGTCTGGGGGCGCTGGTGCGGACGCTCACCGAGGTGCTGCCGCGCCACGGGCGGTGGGGGCGCCGGCCCCTGAGGTCCGGCCCGCACCCCCTCGTCCTCCAGGGCAACGCGCTGCTGGGCGACGGCGATCCGGTGTGGCTGCCGCCGCTGCCGGCCGCGGTGCTGCGCGCGCTGGCCGAGCGGCCGGGGCACGTCCTGAGCCGCGGCGAGCTGCTCAGCCGCGCCTGGCCGGGCGACCACGCGGACGAGCACGCGGTGGAGATGGCCGTCACCCGGCTGCGCAAGGTCCTGGGGCCGCACGCCGGTCTGGTCCGCACGGTCCCCAAGCGCGGCTACCGCCTGGCCGATGCCTCGTGA
- a CDS encoding MmcQ/YjbR family DNA-binding protein yields the protein MINADDVRRIALSLPETVEKEAWDIPTFRVAGKMFITVPDDGTSFAVRCPRHERAELIAAEPEKFWVPPHEAASAWVRVRLAALEDLDELRDILVDSWRQAAPERLTDALS from the coding sequence ATGATCAATGCCGATGACGTCCGCCGCATCGCCCTGTCCCTCCCGGAGACCGTGGAGAAGGAGGCATGGGACATCCCCACCTTCCGTGTCGCCGGAAAGATGTTCATCACCGTGCCGGACGACGGGACTTCGTTCGCCGTGCGGTGCCCCAGACACGAACGGGCGGAGCTGATCGCGGCCGAGCCGGAGAAATTCTGGGTGCCCCCGCACGAGGCGGCGTCGGCCTGGGTGCGGGTGCGGCTCGCCGCCCTGGAGGACCTGGACGAACTGCGCGACATCCTCGTCGATTCGTGGCGGCAGGCGGCACCCGAACGGCTCACGGACGCCCTGTCGTAG
- a CDS encoding gas vesicle protein → MTERLPPQANGSANLADILERVLDKGVVIAGDIRVNLLDIELLTIKLRLVVASVDKAREMGIDWWESDPALSSGARRRELGEENARLRARVAELEQEEQREEEPR, encoded by the coding sequence GTGACCGAGAGGCTGCCCCCGCAGGCGAACGGCTCGGCGAACCTCGCCGACATCCTCGAACGCGTCCTGGACAAGGGCGTGGTGATCGCCGGGGACATCCGCGTCAACCTCCTCGACATCGAACTCCTCACCATCAAGCTGCGCCTGGTCGTCGCCTCCGTCGACAAGGCGAGGGAGATGGGCATCGACTGGTGGGAGAGCGACCCGGCCCTGTCCTCCGGCGCCCGGCGCCGCGAACTGGGCGAGGAGAACGCGCGCCTGCGGGCGCGCGTGGCCGAACTGGAACAAGAGGAACAACGGGAGGAGGAGCCCCGGTGA
- a CDS encoding gas vesicle protein codes for MADTPNHSDESAKPLTAPQVLRAAHEQFAELTGRHPEGVSRFERTEDGWVLEAEVVEITRVPETMSVIALYEVTLDSGGLLTGYRRVRRYERGRTDSR; via the coding sequence ATGGCTGACACCCCCAACCACTCCGACGAGTCCGCCAAGCCCCTCACGGCACCGCAAGTACTGCGCGCGGCCCACGAACAGTTCGCCGAACTGACCGGCCGGCACCCCGAAGGCGTCTCACGGTTCGAACGGACCGAGGACGGCTGGGTGCTGGAGGCCGAGGTCGTCGAGATCACCCGTGTCCCCGAGACGATGAGCGTCATCGCGCTCTACGAGGTGACCCTCGACTCCGGTGGCCTGCTCACCGGTTACCGCCGCGTACGGCGCTACGAGCGGGGCAGGACCGATTCCCGCTGA
- a CDS encoding sirohydrochlorin chelatase: MTAVRPPALVAAAHGTRDPAGVASLRLLMARVRSLRPCLEVRCGFLGLAAPGLAEVLARTAGRAVVVPLLLGTGYHVRVDIPAAVGAAGHLRTRTAGPLGPHPLLAEALGDRLGEAGWTGAPGGAVVLAAAGSRDPAAGAATGRMARMLAARLGAPVEPAFVGGASPTPAAAVAALRARGHGRVAVVPYLLAPGDFARRAAQPCGADVVGAPLGPHDAVARLVLRRYDEEAARVPVPECVAAGAGGGWG; this comes from the coding sequence GTGACCGCCGTCCGCCCTCCCGCGCTGGTGGCGGCCGCCCACGGCACCCGCGATCCGGCCGGCGTCGCCTCCCTCCGCCTGCTGATGGCGAGGGTGCGGTCGCTGCGGCCGTGCCTGGAGGTGCGGTGCGGTTTCCTGGGCCTGGCCGCCCCGGGGCTGGCGGAGGTCCTCGCGCGCACGGCCGGCCGGGCGGTGGTGGTTCCGCTGCTGCTGGGCACCGGCTACCACGTCCGGGTCGACATACCGGCGGCCGTGGGCGCCGCCGGGCACCTGCGCACGCGGACGGCCGGCCCGCTGGGGCCCCATCCGCTGCTCGCGGAGGCCCTCGGCGACCGGCTGGGCGAGGCCGGCTGGACCGGCGCTCCGGGCGGCGCGGTGGTGCTGGCGGCTGCGGGCTCCCGCGACCCGGCGGCGGGCGCCGCCACGGGCCGGATGGCCCGCATGCTCGCCGCCCGCCTGGGCGCCCCGGTGGAGCCGGCGTTCGTGGGCGGCGCCTCTCCCACACCGGCCGCGGCCGTCGCCGCCCTGCGCGCCCGGGGGCACGGCCGGGTGGCGGTGGTCCCGTACCTGCTGGCCCCGGGCGACTTCGCCCGCCGCGCCGCACAGCCGTGCGGGGCGGACGTCGTGGGTGCTCCCCTGGGCCCGCACGACGCCGTCGCCCGGCTGGTCCTGCGCCGCTACGACGAGGAGGCGGCCCGTGTCCCCGTGCCGGAGTGCGTGGCCGCGGGGGCGGGCGGAGGATGGGGCTGA
- a CDS encoding gas vesicle protein GvpG: MIGLVGWVLRRLVDEAERLYYDPAVVQHQLKELEEQLVSGRIDEQEFDRREDALLDRLAEMRRRSEGGGAA; encoded by the coding sequence ATGATCGGCCTGGTCGGCTGGGTGCTCCGCCGGCTGGTCGACGAGGCCGAGCGCCTGTACTACGACCCGGCCGTCGTCCAGCACCAGCTCAAGGAACTGGAGGAACAACTCGTGTCCGGCCGGATCGACGAGCAGGAGTTCGACCGGCGCGAGGACGCGCTCCTCGACCGCCTCGCCGAGATGCGGCGACGGAGCGAAGGGGGCGGTGCGGCGTGA
- a CDS encoding GvpL/GvpF family gas vesicle protein, with protein MKDSELLYAYAVTRDDEAVTEALATVTGVVGEPVRAVRHEGLLALVGPVPAAQYDEGALRANLEDLAWLERTARAHQRVIDAVAAAAPCVLPLRLATVYREERGVHGMLAAGGPRLGAALDRLEGRAEWGVKVHTLPQGPPAAGPPPSAPRAPASGRDYLRQRAAQRRAHEGRSRQADEAARGIHTALTALAEETRLYPAQNAGLSRQPGHNVLNAAYLVPGAARTRFTSAVARLAESAPAEGVRVELTGPWAPYSFVGPVTEDPGTT; from the coding sequence GTGAAGGACTCGGAACTGCTGTACGCCTACGCCGTCACCAGGGACGACGAGGCCGTCACCGAAGCGCTCGCGACGGTGACGGGGGTCGTCGGCGAGCCCGTGCGCGCGGTCCGCCACGAGGGACTCCTCGCCCTGGTGGGTCCCGTGCCGGCGGCGCAGTACGACGAGGGGGCGCTGCGGGCGAACCTGGAGGACCTCGCCTGGCTGGAGCGGACCGCACGCGCCCACCAACGCGTGATCGACGCCGTCGCCGCCGCGGCCCCCTGCGTCCTGCCGCTGCGCCTGGCGACCGTGTACCGCGAGGAGCGGGGGGTACACGGGATGCTGGCGGCCGGCGGCCCGCGCCTGGGCGCCGCGCTCGACCGGCTGGAGGGCCGGGCCGAGTGGGGCGTCAAAGTCCACACCCTCCCTCAGGGCCCGCCGGCCGCCGGTCCCCCTCCCTCCGCGCCGCGCGCCCCCGCGTCCGGCCGGGACTACCTCAGGCAGCGCGCCGCCCAGCGGCGGGCGCACGAGGGGCGGTCCCGGCAGGCGGACGAGGCCGCGCGCGGCATCCACACCGCCCTCACGGCGCTGGCGGAGGAGACCCGGCTCTACCCGGCGCAGAACGCCGGCCTCTCCCGGCAGCCGGGCCACAACGTCCTCAACGCCGCCTATCTGGTGCCGGGCGCGGCCCGCACCCGGTTCACCTCGGCCGTCGCACGGCTGGCGGAGTCGGCCCCGGCGGAAGGGGTGCGCGTGGAACTCACCGGGCCCTGGGCCCCGTACTCCTTCGTCGGCCCCGTCACCGAGGACCCGGGGACGACGTGA
- a CDS encoding gas vesicle protein, whose product MSDAGPPLPQRRIALVDLLDRLLAGGVVITGDLTLRIADVDLVRIDLRALVSSIDARVPAPWEETGA is encoded by the coding sequence GTGAGCGACGCCGGTCCTCCCCTCCCGCAACGGCGGATCGCCCTCGTCGACCTGCTCGACCGGCTGCTCGCGGGCGGTGTGGTGATCACCGGCGACCTCACCCTGCGGATCGCCGACGTCGACCTCGTACGCATCGACCTCCGCGCCCTCGTCAGCTCGATCGACGCCAGGGTGCCCGCCCCGTGGGAGGAGACAGGCGCATGA